The Desulfovibrio porci genome includes a region encoding these proteins:
- a CDS encoding tyrosine-type recombinase/integrase — translation MPLTDTMLRKLKSDGTPTKLADSEGLYLYLSATGGKLWRMDYRFDGKRKTLSFGAYPTVSLKDARGKRDQAKELLAKDIDPGAHKKAAKAEAEAIAKEQALTFAVVAQEWFDTKKDVYAASQIKKKQWLLDLLKEHIGDKPITTLVPADVLSAIRPVEAAGHSVTAHKLAETAGQVFRFARTCGYILFNPADGLKEVLKPVRTRHYATMTDPAAVGHLLRCIDEYEGGVIVGYALKILPYLALRSMELRGGRWSEIDLDKALWIVPAARRENAKDGGGMKMRIAHMVPLPRQVVTLFRELHLLTGSGELCFPGRYSASQCISDMALLNGIRRMGFSKEEMTIHGFRAMFSTILNEKKLEWGFDADIIEAQLAHKEQNTVRDAYNHASYLEKRREMLQRWADYLDELRAAQ, via the coding sequence ATGCCCCTGACCGACACCATGCTGCGAAAGTTGAAGTCTGACGGTACTCCAACCAAACTTGCCGATTCCGAAGGTTTGTACCTGTACCTCTCCGCCACCGGTGGAAAATTGTGGCGTATGGATTACCGTTTTGACGGAAAACGAAAAACCCTGAGTTTCGGCGCGTACCCGACCGTTTCCCTGAAGGATGCTCGTGGCAAGCGAGATCAGGCCAAGGAACTGCTTGCCAAGGACATTGATCCTGGAGCGCACAAGAAAGCCGCCAAGGCGGAAGCCGAAGCCATCGCCAAGGAACAGGCCCTTACCTTCGCGGTAGTCGCGCAGGAATGGTTTGACACCAAAAAGGATGTTTACGCCGCTTCCCAGATCAAGAAAAAGCAATGGCTCCTTGATTTGCTCAAAGAGCACATCGGCGACAAGCCCATTACGACCCTTGTTCCTGCGGATGTCTTGAGCGCGATTCGCCCTGTTGAAGCAGCCGGACATTCAGTCACCGCGCATAAGCTGGCGGAGACTGCCGGACAGGTTTTCCGCTTCGCGCGTACCTGTGGTTATATCCTTTTCAACCCCGCTGATGGCCTCAAGGAAGTTCTCAAGCCTGTCCGAACCAGGCACTACGCAACCATGACCGACCCCGCCGCCGTGGGGCACCTCTTGCGCTGCATAGACGAATATGAGGGCGGCGTCATCGTGGGCTATGCCCTCAAGATATTGCCCTATCTGGCCCTACGCAGCATGGAACTGCGAGGCGGCAGATGGTCGGAAATCGATCTGGACAAGGCTCTGTGGATTGTCCCCGCTGCCCGCCGTGAAAACGCCAAGGATGGCGGCGGCATGAAAATGCGTATCGCCCATATGGTTCCCCTGCCGCGACAGGTTGTCACACTTTTCAGGGAACTACATCTGCTGACCGGCTCAGGCGAGTTGTGCTTTCCTGGTCGCTACTCCGCTTCACAGTGCATTTCCGACATGGCCCTGCTAAACGGTATCCGCAGAATGGGATTCAGCAAGGAGGAAATGACCATTCACGGCTTCCGCGCCATGTTTTCCACCATTCTTAATGAAAAGAAGCTGGAATGGGGCTTTGATGCTGACATCATCGAGGCCCAACTTGCTCACAAAGAACAGAATACCGTCCGGGATGCTTACAACCATGCCTCTTATCTGGAAAAACGCCGGGAGATGCTTCAGCGGTGGGCTGACTATTTGGATGAATTGCGCGCCGCGCAATAA
- a CDS encoding histidine phosphatase family protein has translation MTAERGLWLVRHGALPPNPERRFVGARDLPLSGTGRSQIRALAADMTPVLADPRLTALLCSDLSRCRETAAILAAVAGRPLPVHADADLREINLGAWEGRTPAEVEWAFPGEYARRGRDFALFSPSGGESFARVQERALAALARWRARYPDGLLILAGHAGLNRCLLARYLALPLSDVLRIPQPYAGRTFLPGW, from the coding sequence GTGACGGCCGAACGGGGGCTCTGGCTCGTGCGCCACGGCGCATTGCCGCCCAATCCGGAGCGGCGTTTCGTGGGTGCGCGCGATCTGCCGCTGAGCGGGACGGGCCGCTCCCAGATCAGGGCTTTGGCGGCGGATATGACGCCGGTGCTGGCTGATCCGCGGCTCACGGCGCTGCTCTGTTCGGATTTGTCCCGCTGCCGGGAAACCGCAGCCATTCTTGCGGCCGTCGCCGGACGTCCCTTGCCCGTGCACGCGGACGCGGACCTGCGCGAGATCAACCTGGGAGCCTGGGAAGGGCGCACGCCCGCTGAAGTGGAATGGGCCTTTCCCGGCGAGTACGCCCGGCGCGGACGGGATTTCGCCCTGTTCAGCCCGTCCGGCGGTGAGAGCTTTGCCCGGGTGCAGGAGCGGGCCTTGGCCGCTCTCGCGCGCTGGCGGGCGCGCTATCCCGACGGGCTGCTGATCCTGGCCGGGCATGCCGGGCTGAACAGATGCCTTCTGGCCCGGTATCTGGCCCTGCCCCTGTCCGATGTCTTACGCATTCCGCAGCCGTATGCCGGGCGGACGTTTTTGCCCGGCTGGTAA
- a CDS encoding DVU_1551 family NTP transferase, with protein MKYCAILLAAGQASRMGAVKALLPLPLLPDGASCSALEGLARCYRGLGVDDILVVSGFHAEDVEAAARDLGLAVARNPRPERGMFSSVCAGLRAMPVDCESCFVHPVDVPLVRPMTLSALLDAAAEESPAGPPQVLMPSFNGKSGHPPLLPVLYREHILAHERRGGQGGLRAALADLPRRDVPVADSFILEDMDHPEEYARLQDLAAGRDALSPAEAWSLLRLCRVQERGLRHARAVGAVAAALARTLRERREEREDAPGSGPDPELARAGGLLHDICKGQPYHEKAGGRFLAELGLPAAAALVTDHRDLSLPEHAPLSERELVYLADKYCRGHDFVPLERRFGQKLEIFAADPEACAAIRGRLARARAMEARLAREAGRAPAEIAREALAALAEDDVWLEAVAGNGGGR; from the coding sequence GTGAAGTATTGCGCCATATTGCTGGCGGCGGGTCAGGCTTCCCGCATGGGGGCGGTGAAAGCCCTGCTGCCCTTGCCCCTGCTGCCCGACGGCGCGTCTTGTTCCGCCTTGGAAGGGCTGGCCCGTTGCTATCGCGGCTTGGGCGTGGACGACATTCTGGTGGTCAGCGGTTTCCATGCCGAGGATGTGGAAGCGGCCGCGCGGGATCTGGGCTTGGCCGTGGCGCGCAATCCCCGGCCGGAGCGGGGTATGTTTTCCTCGGTCTGCGCGGGCCTGCGCGCCATGCCCGTGGACTGCGAGTCTTGCTTTGTGCATCCGGTGGACGTGCCTCTGGTCCGCCCCATGACCCTTTCCGCACTGCTGGACGCCGCGGCGGAGGAATCCCCGGCCGGACCGCCTCAGGTGCTTATGCCCTCTTTTAACGGCAAAAGCGGTCATCCGCCATTGCTGCCTGTCCTGTACCGGGAGCATATTCTGGCCCACGAGCGGCGGGGCGGCCAAGGCGGGCTGCGCGCGGCCCTGGCCGACCTGCCCCGGCGGGACGTGCCGGTGGCGGATTCTTTTATTCTGGAAGATATGGATCATCCTGAGGAATACGCCCGACTGCAAGATCTGGCTGCCGGGCGGGATGCGCTCTCGCCCGCTGAAGCCTGGAGCCTCCTGCGCCTGTGCCGGGTGCAGGAGCGTGGTTTGCGTCATGCCCGCGCCGTGGGCGCGGTGGCGGCGGCTCTGGCGCGGACCCTGCGCGAGCGCCGGGAAGAGCGGGAGGATGCTCCCGGCAGCGGCCCTGATCCTGAATTGGCGCGCGCAGGCGGACTGCTGCACGACATATGCAAAGGACAGCCGTACCATGAAAAAGCCGGCGGCCGTTTTCTGGCGGAGCTGGGGCTGCCCGCGGCCGCTGCGCTGGTGACTGACCATCGCGATCTGAGTCTGCCCGAGCATGCTCCGCTGAGCGAACGCGAACTGGTCTACCTGGCGGACAAGTATTGCCGAGGCCACGATTTTGTGCCGCTTGAGCGGCGTTTCGGCCAGAAGCTGGAGATTTTCGCCGCTGATCCCGAAGCCTGCGCGGCCATCCGGGGCCGCCTTGCCCGCGCCCGCGCCATGGAGGCACGTCTGGCCCGTGAAGCGGGGCGGGCGCCCGCCGAGATTGCCCGTGAGGCTTTGGCGGCGTTGGCTGAAGACGATGTCTGGCTGGAGGCCGTCGCCGGAAACGGGGGAGGGCGGTGA
- a CDS encoding DVU_1553 family AMP-dependent CoA ligase, with product MSRGRTVSFAHPMDLWLGQACGAASPGDLPSRLRAAQTEALNRLLRRAVTHSSFYARHLAGCDLEMKGLEDLVRLPFTTAGHLRDWRHFCCVSQGDVQRMVSLETSGTTGTPKRLAFTARDLDRTRDFFRVGLSQLVKEGDRLAVLLPGAERPDGVADLLRQALGPSGVLVEGLPAASTVDETAMACRLAERRPQVLVAAPAQLEALLRSFPRAAPPGLRGALSSADWLDPALGQKLRSAWGCELLDHYGLTESGFGCAVECPAHDGYHLRALDTLLEVVDPRDGGPLPPGRVGEVVLTTLNREAMPLIRYRTGDAASLLPGPCRCGSPLPRLGPLLGRLDTSAGPTSPFRVIRPAKGGAAQAKRPCAGVRL from the coding sequence ATGAGCCGGGGAAGGACCGTCTCTTTTGCCCATCCCATGGACCTCTGGCTGGGCCAGGCCTGCGGCGCGGCTTCTCCCGGGGATCTGCCGTCGCGGCTGCGCGCGGCGCAAACCGAAGCCCTGAACCGGCTGTTGCGCCGGGCCGTCACGCACAGCTCATTTTATGCCCGGCATCTGGCCGGTTGTGATCTGGAAATGAAAGGACTGGAGGATTTGGTCCGTCTGCCCTTCACCACGGCCGGTCATCTGCGCGACTGGCGGCATTTTTGCTGCGTGTCGCAGGGTGACGTGCAACGCATGGTCAGCCTGGAAACCTCGGGCACCACGGGCACGCCCAAGCGTCTGGCTTTTACGGCGCGTGATCTGGACCGCACCCGGGATTTTTTTCGTGTGGGCCTGAGCCAGCTGGTGAAGGAAGGCGACCGTCTGGCCGTGCTCCTGCCGGGGGCGGAGCGCCCTGATGGCGTAGCGGACCTTTTGCGCCAGGCTCTGGGGCCGTCCGGCGTTCTTGTGGAAGGATTGCCCGCCGCGTCGACCGTCGATGAGACCGCCATGGCCTGCCGGCTGGCGGAGCGGCGGCCTCAGGTACTGGTGGCCGCTCCGGCGCAACTGGAGGCATTGCTGCGAAGCTTTCCGCGGGCCGCCCCGCCTGGGCTGCGTGGGGCGCTGTCCAGCGCGGATTGGCTTGATCCGGCTCTGGGGCAAAAACTACGCTCGGCTTGGGGGTGCGAATTGCTGGATCATTACGGCCTGACGGAAAGCGGTTTCGGTTGCGCCGTGGAGTGTCCGGCCCATGACGGTTATCATCTGCGCGCCCTGGACACTCTGCTGGAAGTGGTGGACCCGCGCGATGGCGGGCCGTTGCCGCCGGGCCGGGTCGGCGAGGTGGTGCTGACCACTCTCAACCGCGAGGCCATGCCGCTGATCCGCTATCGCACCGGCGACGCGGCCAGCCTGTTGCCGGGCCCCTGCCGTTGCGGCAGTCCCTTGCCGCGTCTGGGCCCTTTGCTGGGGCGGCTGGACACCAGCGCCGGGCCGACGTCGCCGTTCCGTGTGATTCGTCCGGCCAAGGGCGGCGCGGCGCAAGCTAAACGGCCTTGTGCAGGAGTACGGCTGTGA
- the trsS gene encoding radical SAM (seleno)protein TrsS, with product MILRRTQSLCPVCLRRIDAVYERPDGPDAAERDVFLRKTCPEHGAFSVPVWTAPAPAPGDAPDAGAEVVPPFEAWSRPKSPSYPAEPRTVVEGGCPFDCGLCARHAQHTCTGLLEVTMRCDLACPVCYAGAGKGPETLPPDPSLTALAAQLDSLKAASGACNVQISGGEPTVREDLPAIVALARECGFGLVQLNTNGLRLGREAGYAARLRAAGLDSVYLQWDGVREAVFEALRGRPCLELKRRAVEACSAAGLGVVLVATLARHVNDGELGDLLHLALRLGPAVRGVHFQPVASFGRYPWSLSDAPRLTLPEVMAALARQAPELVRLAQFHPPGCEHALCSFSAAYRRTGPGGERLEWLPQAAQSCCSPAPPPAAEGARKAKQFVALHWKGDGPGRTADAPGAIGANCAEDGADDFSRFLSRAGAEQRFTISAMAFQDVYSLDLERVRGCCIHVLQPDGRLVPFCLHNLTARDGARLYAGAWA from the coding sequence GTGATTCTGCGTCGCACGCAAAGCCTTTGCCCGGTCTGCCTGCGCCGCATTGACGCCGTGTACGAGCGGCCCGACGGGCCGGATGCGGCGGAGAGAGACGTTTTTCTGCGCAAGACCTGCCCGGAGCACGGCGCGTTCAGCGTGCCGGTCTGGACCGCCCCTGCTCCCGCGCCCGGCGACGCGCCGGATGCGGGGGCGGAGGTTGTGCCGCCCTTTGAAGCATGGTCCCGGCCCAAAAGCCCTTCCTATCCGGCGGAACCCCGTACAGTGGTAGAGGGGGGCTGTCCCTTTGACTGCGGGCTTTGTGCCCGGCACGCCCAGCACACCTGCACCGGCCTGCTGGAAGTGACCATGCGTTGCGATCTGGCCTGCCCGGTCTGCTACGCCGGAGCCGGAAAAGGACCGGAAACCCTGCCGCCCGATCCTTCCCTGACGGCGCTGGCCGCGCAACTGGACAGCCTGAAGGCGGCCTCCGGGGCCTGCAATGTGCAGATCTCCGGCGGCGAACCCACTGTGCGCGAAGACCTGCCCGCCATTGTGGCCTTGGCGCGGGAGTGCGGTTTCGGCTTGGTGCAGCTCAACACCAACGGCCTGCGTCTGGGCCGGGAAGCGGGCTATGCCGCTCGTCTGCGGGCCGCCGGTCTGGATTCCGTCTATCTGCAATGGGACGGCGTGCGCGAGGCCGTGTTTGAAGCGCTGCGCGGCAGGCCCTGCCTGGAACTGAAGCGCCGCGCCGTGGAAGCCTGCTCCGCCGCTGGCCTGGGCGTGGTGCTGGTGGCCACTCTGGCCCGACATGTCAATGACGGCGAGCTGGGCGATCTGCTCCACCTGGCCCTCCGTTTGGGACCGGCGGTGCGCGGCGTGCATTTTCAGCCTGTGGCCTCGTTCGGCCGCTATCCCTGGAGCCTGAGCGACGCGCCGCGGCTGACACTGCCCGAAGTCATGGCCGCCCTGGCGCGACAAGCGCCGGAACTGGTCCGCCTGGCGCAGTTCCACCCGCCGGGCTGCGAGCACGCGCTCTGTTCTTTCAGCGCCGCCTACCGCCGGACCGGCCCGGGGGGTGAGCGTCTGGAATGGCTGCCCCAGGCCGCGCAGTCCTGCTGTTCTCCCGCGCCGCCCCCGGCGGCGGAGGGCGCGCGCAAGGCCAAACAGTTTGTGGCTTTGCACTGGAAGGGAGACGGGCCGGGACGCACGGCGGACGCGCCCGGCGCGATAGGCGCGAACTGCGCAGAGGACGGGGCCGACGATTTCAGCCGTTTTCTGAGCCGGGCCGGAGCGGAGCAACGCTTCACCATTTCGGCCATGGCCTTTCAGGACGTCTACAGTCTGGATCTGGAACGGGTGCGCGGCTGCTGCATCCATGTGCTCCAGCCGGACGGGCGGCTGGTGCCCTTCTGCCTGCACAATCTCACGGCCCGCGACGGTGCGCGCCTCTATGCCGGGGCTTGGGCATGA
- a CDS encoding DVU_1555 family C-GCAxxG-C-C protein codes for MNPLMLDLLPLVHQGYCCSQLLLLLMLQAQDRQNPDLVRAMHGLCHGIGQSDGPCGLLTGGACALALAAGKGADDETAHPMLTPLLNDYATWFYERVTSYGGIRCGCIAAGLGAASGGSGTAATPDPVACGDLLAECWEKILELAESYDLDLTVASAGVAL; via the coding sequence ATGAATCCCCTCATGCTGGATTTACTGCCTTTGGTCCACCAGGGCTATTGTTGCAGCCAGTTGCTGCTGTTGCTCATGCTTCAGGCGCAGGACCGGCAAAATCCCGATCTGGTGCGCGCCATGCACGGACTTTGCCATGGCATCGGCCAGTCTGACGGCCCCTGCGGCCTGCTGACCGGCGGGGCCTGCGCTCTGGCCCTGGCGGCGGGCAAGGGCGCGGACGACGAGACGGCCCACCCCATGCTTACGCCCTTGCTCAACGATTATGCCACATGGTTTTATGAACGCGTCACCTCTTACGGCGGCATCCGTTGCGGCTGCATCGCGGCGGGCTTGGGGGCGGCGTCCGGCGGAAGCGGAACGGCCGCCACGCCCGATCCTGTGGCCTGCGGCGATTTGCTGGCCGAATGCTGGGAAAAGATTTTGGAACTGGCCGAGAGTTATGATCTGGACCTGACCGTCGCGTCCGCCGGAGTGGCCTTGTGA
- the trsM gene encoding DVU_1556 family methyltransferase translates to MNALWEQDDFQRAAGETWRPGGLALTRRALELGARCCGFAPGARLLDMGCGAGASLEFLAGRGYRLLGLDRRGHANWAERAGRDAATAFLRADAARLPLAEGCLDGVLCECVLSLLPDPLAALRDCHRALRPGGALLLSDLFRRADMTEGEGGPAARLACREGTSCLDGARPRAEWDGLLARAGFLLHCFEDHSPALADLAARLVWYGAGAAPHWLRGGCTCGGVSSGRGAFGYGLWIAQKECS, encoded by the coding sequence GTGAACGCCCTCTGGGAACAGGATGACTTTCAACGCGCGGCGGGCGAAACCTGGCGGCCCGGCGGTCTGGCGCTGACCCGGCGCGCGCTGGAACTGGGCGCGCGCTGTTGCGGTTTCGCGCCCGGCGCGCGTCTGCTGGATATGGGCTGCGGCGCGGGCGCGAGTCTGGAGTTTCTGGCCGGCCGGGGCTACCGCCTCTTGGGATTGGACCGGCGAGGCCACGCGAATTGGGCGGAGCGGGCGGGCCGTGACGCGGCAACCGCTTTTCTGCGGGCTGACGCCGCGCGGCTGCCCCTGGCCGAAGGCTGCCTGGACGGCGTGCTTTGCGAATGCGTGCTTTCTCTGCTGCCCGATCCTCTGGCCGCATTGCGCGACTGTCACAGGGCCTTGCGTCCCGGCGGCGCGCTGCTGTTGAGCGATCTTTTCCGGCGCGCGGACATGACAGAGGGTGAGGGCGGGCCAGCCGCGCGGCTGGCCTGTCGGGAAGGAACTTCCTGCCTGGACGGGGCGCGCCCGCGCGCGGAGTGGGACGGCCTGCTTGCGCGGGCGGGTTTTCTGCTCCATTGTTTTGAGGACCACAGCCCGGCGCTGGCCGATCTGGCGGCCCGGCTGGTCTGGTACGGGGCCGGGGCCGCGCCCCACTGGCTGCGCGGCGGCTGCACCTGTGGCGGTGTTTCATCCGGGCGCGGGGCTTTCGGCTACGGCTTGTGGATTGCGCAAAAGGAGTGCTCATGA
- a CDS encoding DVU_1557 family redox protein, translated as MTMGPSYPPDGGQWRCGRCGCPLEQGKVQVFYLNSAFDVFLPRCPQCGLTMAPKSLAEGKMLEVEALLEDK; from the coding sequence ATGACCATGGGACCCAGTTATCCGCCGGACGGCGGCCAGTGGCGGTGCGGCCGCTGCGGTTGCCCTTTGGAGCAGGGCAAGGTGCAGGTTTTTTATCTGAACAGCGCCTTTGACGTTTTTTTGCCGCGTTGCCCGCAGTGCGGGCTGACCATGGCGCCCAAATCCCTGGCCGAAGGCAAAATGCTGGAAGTGGAAGCTCTGCTGGAAGACAAGTGA
- a CDS encoding pyridine nucleotide-disulfide oxidoreductase/dicluster-binding protein, producing the protein MDQNRLHEIEARCTQESPPHCRSACPFNLDVRGFMARMAEGRPAEARKLLERHLPLPGVLARICDHPCESVCLRLDLGGSLAIHALEQACARAVGTQSRSLPMPRKKFRLAVLGAGLAGLAAAWDLSRKGYPVTVFYQGDPQSALLARYPALRPGGADGADGDPLAEDWELLARQKVEFSPSPLDADCLAQAEKTFDGLLIDAGAAPDLAPSRESLDARTLHWRDNICCAGWPGRTPTGHACASASAEAGEGRHAAQTLERLVGKVSLTAAREKAQGPLHTPLDGIVPLERVEPSGPLYTPEEAALEAGRCLQCQCLICVKECVYLQKYKGYPRVYARQVHNNASIVKGLHTANALINGCALCGQCEELCPENFSMAELCLAAREDMVQRDFMPPSAHEFALEDMENASGPECALVLPDSALPEGGRASWLFFPGCQLAASCGEQTAALYDFLHASLPYRDGRGGVSLLLSCCGIPARWAGREALFARHTARLKEQWEALGRPRIMAACSSCLSALRQALPGAEAVSVWEVLDGLPLPPRREGNGGAPAAEAFSIHDPCTARWDTVWLEAVRSLARKCGARLEEPRLTGATTACCGYGGLVWCAQPELAREMSGHRAAELPYPALTSCIMCRDRLAAGGKESWHLLDLLFPGPDAEEDADKGSRKGPGLSARRANRAALRRRLLRDWMGENLPEPALGALRVAPELLARLEEKHILLSDVEEAVAGAEACGQRFENQENGHWLGSWRPRQVTFWVEYGREDGELVLYDAWCHRMRVPGSGGQGDENGPDGADCCGRGGESA; encoded by the coding sequence ATGGATCAGAACCGTCTGCACGAAATCGAAGCCCGCTGTACCCAGGAAAGTCCGCCGCACTGCCGGTCGGCCTGTCCGTTCAATCTGGACGTGCGGGGCTTTATGGCCCGCATGGCCGAAGGCCGCCCGGCCGAGGCCCGCAAGCTTCTGGAGCGCCACCTGCCCCTGCCGGGCGTGTTGGCCCGGATTTGCGATCACCCCTGCGAGAGCGTCTGCCTGCGCCTGGATCTGGGCGGCAGCCTGGCCATCCACGCCCTGGAGCAGGCCTGCGCGCGCGCCGTGGGCACGCAAAGCCGATCCCTGCCCATGCCGCGCAAGAAGTTCCGCCTGGCTGTGCTGGGCGCGGGGCTGGCGGGGCTGGCGGCGGCCTGGGACCTTTCGCGCAAAGGCTATCCGGTGACGGTTTTCTATCAGGGCGACCCGCAAAGCGCTTTGTTGGCGCGGTATCCGGCCCTGCGCCCCGGAGGCGCAGACGGGGCGGACGGTGATCCCCTGGCCGAAGACTGGGAACTGCTGGCCCGCCAGAAGGTGGAGTTCAGCCCGTCGCCGCTGGATGCGGACTGCCTGGCGCAGGCTGAAAAAACCTTCGACGGTCTGCTCATTGATGCCGGAGCGGCCCCGGATCTGGCCCCGTCACGGGAAAGCCTGGACGCGCGGACCCTGCACTGGCGCGACAATATCTGTTGCGCGGGCTGGCCCGGCCGAACGCCCACGGGACATGCCTGCGCCTCGGCCTCGGCGGAAGCCGGCGAGGGCCGCCACGCCGCCCAGACTCTGGAGCGGCTGGTGGGCAAGGTATCGCTCACGGCGGCGCGCGAAAAGGCGCAGGGCCCGCTGCACACCCCGCTGGACGGCATTGTTCCGTTGGAGCGGGTGGAGCCCTCCGGCCCGCTCTATACGCCGGAAGAGGCGGCCCTGGAGGCCGGACGCTGTCTGCAGTGCCAGTGCCTGATCTGCGTGAAGGAATGCGTCTATCTGCAAAAATACAAGGGCTATCCGCGCGTCTACGCCCGCCAGGTTCATAATAACGCCTCCATCGTCAAGGGTCTGCACACGGCCAACGCTTTGATCAACGGCTGCGCGCTCTGCGGGCAGTGCGAGGAATTGTGCCCGGAGAATTTCTCCATGGCCGAACTTTGCCTGGCGGCGCGCGAGGATATGGTACAGCGCGATTTCATGCCGCCCTCGGCCCATGAATTCGCCTTGGAGGACATGGAAAACGCCTCCGGGCCGGAATGCGCCCTGGTGCTGCCGGATTCCGCGCTGCCCGAGGGCGGACGGGCGTCATGGCTGTTTTTTCCCGGCTGCCAACTGGCAGCCTCGTGCGGGGAGCAGACAGCCGCGCTTTATGATTTTCTGCACGCGTCCCTGCCGTACCGCGACGGTCGGGGCGGCGTCTCCCTGCTGCTTTCCTGTTGCGGCATCCCGGCGCGCTGGGCCGGGCGCGAGGCCCTGTTCGCGCGGCATACGGCCCGGCTCAAAGAGCAGTGGGAAGCGCTGGGACGGCCCCGGATCATGGCGGCCTGCTCCTCCTGCCTGAGTGCCCTGCGCCAGGCCCTGCCCGGGGCGGAGGCCGTGTCCGTCTGGGAAGTGCTGGACGGTCTGCCCCTGCCGCCGCGCCGCGAAGGGAACGGCGGAGCTCCGGCAGCGGAGGCTTTTTCCATCCACGATCCCTGCACGGCCCGTTGGGACACGGTCTGGCTGGAGGCCGTGCGCAGTCTGGCCCGTAAATGCGGCGCGCGCCTTGAAGAACCGCGCCTGACCGGCGCGACTACCGCCTGTTGCGGCTACGGCGGCCTGGTCTGGTGCGCCCAGCCCGAACTGGCCCGGGAGATGAGCGGGCATCGCGCCGCCGAGCTGCCGTATCCGGCGCTGACCTCCTGCATCATGTGCCGGGACCGTCTGGCGGCGGGCGGCAAGGAAAGCTGGCACCTGCTGGACCTGCTTTTCCCCGGACCGGACGCGGAGGAGGATGCGGACAAGGGCAGCCGCAAGGGGCCCGGGCTGTCGGCCCGTCGGGCCAACCGGGCGGCCCTGCGCCGCCGCCTGCTGCGCGACTGGATGGGGGAAAACCTGCCGGAACCGGCTTTGGGCGCGTTGCGCGTGGCGCCGGAGCTGCTGGCCCGCCTGGAAGAAAAGCATATTCTGCTTTCGGATGTGGAAGAGGCCGTGGCCGGAGCCGAAGCCTGCGGCCAACGCTTTGAAAATCAGGAGAACGGGCATTGGCTGGGTTCCTGGCGGCCCCGGCAGGTGACCTTCTGGGTGGAATACGGCCGCGAGGACGGCGAACTTGTGCTCTATGACGCCTGGTGCCACCGTATGCGCGTGCCCGGCTCCGGCGGCCAGGGGGACGAAAACGGCCCCGATGGAGCGGACTGCTGCGGGCGGGGAGGGGAAAGCGCATGA